In the Topomyia yanbarensis strain Yona2022 chromosome 3, ASM3024719v1, whole genome shotgun sequence genome, one interval contains:
- the LOC131691534 gene encoding uncharacterized protein LOC131691534, translated as MTEKCYKTSLIRDIATQNVATYQQLLLFTRSESLFIGNVERLRKPALEATVYMLIMKLQKTDGNLLPELPWISLDKLLTLVEINHLYLQKEEECFGLILNMLALVVMLDGNKSDCVLKIAKFVEKLQTDCSELPIFYDVLRTLLIVALEKETLQPSFNELNVSSLIRNLYSESHQIRIKSLACLQLLIDFQPEVIQQWHSITCKNEKSVSLEYRSFMLCHLIETVVQRRDQSGSIPGIIEDPGIWYLIHANCQCENQLIRKEALSVLKNLLVFLSEFRGVIKNELFRWNWKESKDISGAWQSFVTIVESLNETQTHLVMPALLLVDKLGFLEPAWKNLILILILKHENQTVSSWGINYLLTSSRYVDNRTELENLFLYALNKTTNFQQFDNTKQSMVRYYSQPEALRFLLTQCKDVPWGAVPFACLLDVIEHLLESTDDVTNLVTAFSSLIEICSTIKNLNLRFLSALQLAQLLISFALRKDQQASDVSLDRIIIWLVKLSKITSTSLVALDRWKEVWQLVDGVTFERLLLRVKPTDENMIRNVLVPYMQNERTSTDRRLKQILDRDLLLATKILQYGNTSFSQSEVKHKFISIIKNFGDDSQETLKSLEIYNELVAVQLPWFDEILQKLSIILHKRLNRLSYQILSVAITIQLVRLFSRLQRMDMVDLFVGAFSLHELFNAIHSDNSDKSLYSCVFSALSEIFLQRLKFVSSNDTVEQKIIMDYAKLIDLGDVSVLSNAMEITGFIMTKNLSDLNDDTKFDSLSEVVNRCYKEVLIYRKSDQFMKLNNMFIAMLLAPWAGEERTESVGHSRWLKEVVSEYFQVFLEQAVVIAGLANILFEKLLLLPIETVLDWSIFGKILMTGLLFGDGQKREQRIEDETCTANRFYDTPLFKSPVQLQSDARVRILCVLFLYRLTTTNHPDGTLFLLKLERMLIEKFQLISRSKERYYADSQTHRHKLRIVQTLCVVSKLTGTKPYPLLNIVLYETNQPNINYLIELIVADSTIDTLTIINSLKTDKVKVSGVQSVFVILWLRCCKTNFLDVEYVNFLLPWTMAQNFSTRLYAQITISKLIEKFYDRPNQSDVCPFANIYLAINSYLKQGNVEKNLEKCMKDFRFNSIFDYENLLTLENVYNNIPRVSRMAPEDVVSTKILKECFACLNLAEVNLGQAIVFDEMMNETKENLFLSQGFGGSDHIQKKIVPLKCLEPSMELLTNLPERLCLRRKENSLGLIIVASLVNRPPNLGGLARSSEIFAVQQYIVNSLKDLENKEFQALSMTAEKWLNVAELKSFQIVDYLVEMKAKGYSIVGAEQTTGSRPIQSIQFPKKSILVLGHEKEGLPAHIISQLDIIAEIPQFGVVRSLNVHVTGAIFMWEYAKQHHASSSK; from the exons ATGACTGAaaagtgctataaaacttctCTGATTCGAGATATTGCGACCCAAAATGTGGCTACCTATCAACAGCTGCTACTGTTCACTCGGAGCGAGTCTCTGTTCATTGGAAATGTTGAACGTTTGCGGAAACCGGCCCTAGAAGCAACGGTTTATATGCTGATCATGAAACTCCAGAAAACGGACGGTAATTTGCTTCCGGAGCTGCCCTGGATCAGCTTGGATAAACTTTTGACACTGGTCGAGATCAATCATCTTTACCTGCAGAAAGAAGAGGAATGCTTTGGATTGATACTCAACATGTTAGCACTGGTTGTAATGCTAGATGGCAATAAGTCGGATTGTGTTCTGAAGATAGCAAAATTTGTGGAGAAATTGCAGACAGATTGTTCTGAATTACCGATATTTTATGATGTTCTGAGAACGTTGTTAATTGTTGCATTGGAAAAGGAAACTTTACAACCATCGTTCAACGAATTGAACGTTTCGAGTTTGATAAGAAATCTATACTCCGAGTCTCATCAGATAAGGATAAAATCGTTAGCGTGTCTCCAGTTGTTGATTGATTTTCAACCGGAAGTGATCCAACAGTGGCACAGTATAACTTGTAAAAATGAAAAGTCTGTTTCATTGGAATACCGCAGTTTTATGCTGTGTCATTTGATAGAAACTGTAGTTCAAAGGAGGGATCAAAGTGGATCCATACCTGGAATAATCGAAGACCCAGGCATTTGgtacctgatacatgcaaacTGTCAATGCGAGAACCAGCTCATTCGTAAGGAGGCTCTGTCTGTGCTAAAGAATTTGCTAGTTTTCTTGAGCGAGTTCAGAGGAGTGATTAAAAATGAGCTATTTAGGTGGAACTGGAAGGAATCGAAGGATATTTCAGGTGCTTGGCAAAGTTTCGTGACAATTGTGGAATCGTTGAATGAAACTCAAACGCATCTAGTAATGCCTGCACTATTGTTAGTGGATAAATTAGGATTTCTTGAGCCTGCATGGAAAAATTTAATCTTGATATTGATATTGAAACACGAAAATCAAACGGTTTCCAGTTGGGGAATTAACTATTTATTGACTAGTAGTAGGTATGTGGATAACAGAACAGAACTGGAGAATCTGTTTCTATAtgctttgaacaaaacaacaaattttcaacagtttgaCAACACGAAACAATCTATGGTTCGTTACTATTCTCAACCGGAAGCATTGCGCTTCTTGCTAACACAATGCAAAGATGTTCCGTGGGGTGCGGTTCCATTTGCCTGTCTTCTGGACGTGATAGAACATCTGCTGGAATCGACAGATGATGTAACGAATTTAGTGACAGCTTTCAGTAGCCTAATTGAAATTTGCTCAACAATCAAGAATTTGAATCTGCGTTTTTTAAGCGCGCTTCAACTTGCCCAGTTGTTGATTTCATTTGCGCTAAGAAAAGACCAGCAAGCTAGTGACGTGTCGCTGGATCGGATCATAATTTGGCTTGTAAAACTGTCCAAAATAACTTCGACAAGTCTGGTTGCTTTAGATCGCTGGAAAGAAGTGTGGCAACTGGTCGATGGTGTCACTTTCGAGAGACTTCTGCTAAGGGTGAAGCCTACTGATGAAAATATGATAAGGAATGTGCTTGTCCCATATATGCAAAATGAACGCACTTCTACTGATCGAAGACTGAAGCAAATTTTGGATCGAGATCTGTTGCTGGCGACAAA aattctACAATATGGCAACACATCCTTCTCACAGTCGGAGGTAAAACATAAATTTATCAGCATAATAAAAAATTTTGGCGACGATTCACAAGAAACGCTCAAATCGCTAGAAATTTACAACGAACTAGTGGCTGTTCAACTACCTTGGTTTGATGAGATCCTGCAGAAGCTATCCATCATCCTGCATAAACGATTGAATCGCCTAAGCTATCAAATCCTGTCAGTTGCTATTACCATCCAGTTGGTTCGTTTGTTTTCGCGACTCCAGCGAATGGATATGGTGGATTTATTTGTCGGGGCATTTTCGTTGCACGAACTATTCAATGCGATCCATAGTGATAATTCGGATAAGTCTTTGTACAGCTGCGTCTTCTCTGCgttgagtgagatatttttacagAGACTAAAATTCGTAAGTAGCAACGACACtgtcgaacaaaaaataatcaTGGATTATGCTAAGTTGATCGACTTAGGTGATGTGAGCGTACTTTCAAATGCAATGGAAATTACTGGATTCATTATGACGAAGAATCTAAGTGATTTGAACGATGACACTAAGTTTGACAGCCTATCTGAGGTGGTTAATCGATGCTACAAAGAAGTTTTAATCTACAGAAAATCTGACCAGTTCATGAAGCTAAACAACATGTTCAttgccatgctgttagcccccTGGGCTGGCGAAGAGCGTACCGAAAGCGTTGGTCACAGTCGGTGGTTAAAGGAAGTTGTGTCAGAATATTTCCAAGTATTTTTGGAACAGGCCGTAGTGATAGCCGGACTGGCTAATATTCTCTTCGAGAAGCTATTGTTGCTGCCAATCGAGACGGTGCTTGACTGGAGTATATTTGGCAAAATACTAATGACTGGATTGCTGTTTGGAGATGGTCAGAAACGTGAACAAAG gaTAGAAGATGAAACTTGTACAGCGAATAGGTTTTATGACAC GCCACTCTTCAAATCACCAGTCCAACTTCAATCGGATGCTAGAGTGCGTATACTTTGCGTTCTGTTCCTGTACCGTTTGACTACGACCAACCATCCGGATGGTACACTGTTTCTACTGAAACTGGAAAGAATGCTGATCGAAAAGTTCCAACTTATAAGCCGATCCAAAGAACGTTACTACGCCGATTCTCAGACACACCGTCACAAGCTACGAATAGTTCAAACGCTTTGCGTTGTGTCCAAATTGACCGGAACGAAGCCCTACCCTTTACTGAACATTGTATTATACGAGACTAATCAACCCAACATCAACTATCTCATCGAACTGATCGTCGCTGATTCTACGATCGACACCCTAACGATCATTAACTCCCTGAAAACAGATAAGGTTAAAGTTTCGGGAGTTCAATCCGTTTTTGTGATTCTTTGGCTACGATGTTGCAAAACTAACTTCCTAGATGTAGAATACGTCAATTTTCTACTTCCGTGGACCATGGCGCAAAACTTTTCCACAAGACTGTACGCACAAATCACGATCTCAAAGCTGATTGAAAAGTTCTACGATAGGCCCAACCAATCGGACGTGTGTCCATTTGCAAACATCTACTTGGCGATCAACAGCTATCTGAAACAGGGAAACGTCGAGAAGAACTTGGAGAAGTGTATGAAAGACTTCCGCTTCAACAGCATCTTTGACTACGAAAATTTGCTCACGCTGGAGAACGTTTATAATAACATCCCGCGGGTATCACGGATGGCGCCGGAGGACGTGGTTTCGACTAAAATATTAAAGGAGTGCTTTGCCTGTTTGAACCTGGCGGAGGTCAATCTTGGACAAGCGATTGTGTTCGATGAAATGATGAACGAGACGAAGGAGAATTTGTTTCTGAGCCAAGGGTTTGGTGGATCGGATCACATTCAGAAAAAGATCGTTCCGCTGAAATGTTTGGAACCTAGTATGGAGTTGCTGACTAATTTGCCGGAGCGGTTATGCTTGCGGCGAAAG GAAAATTCGCTTGGACTGATAATCGTGGCTAGCTTGGTGAACAGACCACCCAATTTGGGTGGTTTGGCGAGGAGTAGCGAGATCTTTGCCGTCCAACAATACATCGTAAATTCACTGAAGGATCTTGAAAATAAAGAATTCCAAGCATTGAG TATGACGGCAGAAAAATGGCTGAATGTGGCAGAGTTGAAATCTTTCCAAATAGTGGACTATCTAGTGGAGATGAAAGCGAAGGGTTACTCGATAGTTGGAGCCGAGCAAACGACTGGCAGCCGGCCAATACAGAGTATTCAGttcccaaaaaaatcgattctggtgTTGGG ACACGAAAAAGAAGGATTGCCTGCTCACATTATTTCCCAATTGGATATTATTGCTGAGATTCCGCAGTTTGGTGTGGTGCGTTCCTTGAATGTTCATGTTACCGGTGCTATTTTTATGTGGGAATACGCTAAACAGCATCACGCCAGTAGTAGTAAATAG